A genome region from Pseudomonas sp. N3-W includes the following:
- a CDS encoding LysR family transcriptional regulator: MIEKIDIRHMRVLLHLVREKNVSRVAERLEISQQAVSNYLKRMREVFPNELFLRQSAGLQPTDYAYDLAAKFEKIVEEVDGIFNSFPFDPATSKYVFRVIANEYAQLSIIPSLSLLMRERAPGVKLEVIDFNPAQHAKTLAQGEADLVIGFSDYVDPGLVRNTLRRDHYCCVARQGSPLPGQIQALGDVSSHPHVDFASGVGNLGSRVDDFLSARGVSRTVIATLPCYTSLQAFMHVNDTVAFVPSAIAAAGGFQVIDIDMSSLNFNVVVGWHRRTSGNASRDWLAQVIAQLPAPR; encoded by the coding sequence ATGATTGAGAAAATCGATATCAGGCACATGCGGGTTTTGCTGCATCTCGTGCGCGAGAAAAACGTTTCTCGCGTTGCCGAGCGGCTTGAGATATCACAACAGGCGGTTAGCAACTACCTCAAGCGCATGCGTGAAGTGTTTCCCAATGAGCTGTTCCTGCGCCAGAGTGCAGGCCTACAGCCGACCGACTATGCGTACGACCTGGCGGCTAAATTCGAGAAAATAGTTGAAGAGGTCGACGGCATCTTCAATTCATTCCCATTCGATCCGGCAACCAGTAAGTACGTGTTCAGGGTCATCGCAAATGAATATGCGCAACTGTCTATCATCCCGTCGCTTTCGTTGCTCATGCGCGAACGCGCGCCCGGGGTGAAACTTGAAGTCATTGACTTCAATCCCGCTCAGCATGCCAAGACGCTGGCGCAAGGAGAGGCTGACCTGGTGATTGGTTTTTCTGACTACGTCGATCCGGGACTGGTACGCAATACACTGAGACGCGACCACTACTGCTGCGTCGCTCGGCAAGGTTCGCCACTGCCTGGGCAGATACAGGCGCTGGGCGACGTGTCTTCCCATCCTCATGTTGATTTCGCCAGTGGCGTAGGCAATCTGGGGAGCCGAGTGGATGATTTTCTTAGCGCCCGGGGGGTTAGCCGCACTGTGATTGCCACTTTGCCCTGCTACACGTCTCTGCAAGCGTTTATGCACGTCAATGACACGGTGGCCTTCGTGCCCTCGGCCATTGCCGCCGCCGGGGGTTTCCAAGTGATCGATATAGACATGTCCTCCCTAAATTTCAATGTGGTTGTGGGATGGCATAGAAGAACTTCGGGTAATGCATCCAGAGATTGGCTTGCCCAGGTTATTGCACAATTACCCGCGCCGCGTTAG
- a CDS encoding short chain dehydrogenase, translating into MKTVILIGAQGHMGQAAMTGLKNHNVITASRSGTGCDHTVDITSKASIKALFVKVGPFDAVVNTVGYCEYANFSEMTDEQWDTTIQSKMVGQINLVNVGLNYINDGGSFTLISGILNVKPIPMAIADATTSGAIDTFVQCVAHELPRQIRINVVNPTVLEEAWDVYGEMMPGFQPVPGALVGKAFERSVDGFITGKVIFVDA; encoded by the coding sequence ATGAAAACCGTAATTTTGATTGGCGCCCAAGGGCACATGGGCCAAGCCGCTATGACCGGCCTCAAGAACCATAATGTCATCACCGCCAGCCGCTCCGGCACAGGCTGCGACCACACGGTCGATATCACCAGCAAGGCGTCGATCAAGGCGCTGTTCGTAAAGGTCGGGCCATTCGATGCCGTCGTTAATACAGTTGGCTACTGCGAATACGCCAATTTCAGCGAAATGACCGATGAGCAGTGGGATACGACTATCCAAAGCAAGATGGTCGGCCAGATCAATCTGGTTAATGTGGGCCTGAACTACATCAACGATGGCGGTTCGTTTACGCTTATTTCGGGAATTCTGAATGTCAAACCCATTCCCATGGCAATCGCGGACGCCACCACCAGCGGCGCCATCGACACCTTTGTGCAGTGCGTAGCGCACGAGCTTCCACGCCAGATTCGCATCAACGTGGTCAACCCTACCGTTCTGGAGGAGGCATGGGACGTATATGGGGAAATGATGCCGGGCTTCCAGCCTGTCCCTGGCGCGCTGGTAGGCAAAGCCTTCGAGCGCTCGGTTGATGGCTTCATTACCGGAAAGGTTATATTCGTCGACGCCTGA